The proteins below are encoded in one region of Syntrophotalea carbinolica DSM 2380:
- a CDS encoding hemerythrin domain-containing protein, with the protein MQAIEQLKKEHEGIMQMLLILENVAGRLERQETVPPEDLQAMAEFLSVFIDRCHHSKEEEYLFPALEEAGLPRQGHPVETLLDEHATGRKLIATLQESLARIRSGDARGAQLFAETVSQYMDLLELHIEKERTVLFPLAEKHLDLRQDAELLEAFENLEKERIGPGRHEAFHKLLKRLKKTYLK; encoded by the coding sequence ATGCAAGCCATAGAGCAACTGAAAAAGGAACATGAGGGGATCATGCAGATGCTGCTGATCCTGGAAAATGTCGCCGGCCGGCTTGAAAGGCAGGAAACGGTCCCCCCCGAGGATCTGCAAGCCATGGCCGAATTTCTCTCGGTGTTTATCGACCGCTGTCACCACAGCAAAGAGGAAGAGTATCTGTTCCCGGCATTGGAAGAGGCCGGCCTGCCGCGCCAGGGCCATCCGGTGGAAACACTGCTCGACGAACATGCCACGGGACGCAAGCTGATCGCCACTTTGCAGGAAAGCCTTGCCCGCATCCGCAGCGGCGACGCCAGGGGCGCGCAGCTGTTCGCCGAAACCGTTTCGCAATACATGGATCTGCTGGAGTTGCACATCGAAAAAGAACGGACCGTGCTGTTTCCCCTGGCCGAGAAACATCTCGACCTGCGCCAGGATGCCGAGCTGCTGGAAGCCTTCGAAAACCTGGAGAAGGAACGCATCGGTCCCGGTCGACACGAGGCTTTTCACAAACTTCTGAAACGATTAAAAAAGACCTATCTGAAGTGA
- the amrS gene encoding AmmeMemoRadiSam system radical SAM enzyme has translation MKEAMLYDKLPDNKVRCQVCAHQCTIGDGHLGLCQVRENRGGTLYTLVYGRTISQAVDPIEKKPLFHFYPGSLSFSIATPGCNFRCAWCQNWEISQMPREQHFIAGHPATPEQIVTEAQRSGCRSIAYTYTEPSIFFEYAHDTACQARDAGLANVFVTNGYMTAELLDTARPWLSAANVDLKAFRDATYRQHIGARLQPVLDSLKKMKTLGIWLEVTTLIIPGLNDDPAELKELAEFVSRELGADTPWHISRFFPHYKMRDLPPTPQTTLHRAEEIGRGAGLRHIYLGNVAEETDTTCPGCGTILIRRMGFSVAENIIRHDGTCPACSETIAGVGMAGNHSP, from the coding sequence ATGAAAGAAGCCATGCTCTACGACAAACTGCCGGACAACAAGGTGCGATGCCAGGTGTGCGCCCACCAATGCACCATTGGCGACGGCCACCTGGGTCTGTGCCAGGTGCGCGAAAACCGCGGCGGCACCCTCTATACCCTGGTCTACGGTCGCACCATCAGCCAGGCCGTCGATCCCATCGAAAAAAAACCGTTGTTCCACTTCTACCCCGGTTCTCTGTCGTTTTCCATCGCCACGCCCGGATGCAATTTCCGCTGTGCTTGGTGCCAGAACTGGGAAATTTCGCAGATGCCGCGCGAACAACATTTCATCGCCGGCCATCCTGCCACCCCGGAGCAGATCGTGACCGAGGCGCAGCGTTCCGGATGCCGTTCCATCGCCTACACCTACACCGAACCGAGTATCTTTTTCGAATACGCCCACGATACCGCCTGTCAGGCCCGTGATGCCGGGTTGGCCAACGTGTTCGTCACCAACGGCTACATGACCGCCGAGCTTCTCGACACCGCCCGTCCCTGGCTCTCCGCCGCCAACGTCGATTTGAAAGCCTTTCGCGACGCCACCTACCGCCAGCATATCGGTGCCCGCCTGCAGCCGGTACTGGACAGCCTGAAAAAAATGAAAACCCTCGGCATCTGGCTCGAGGTAACCACGCTTATCATTCCCGGTCTCAACGACGATCCGGCAGAGCTCAAGGAACTGGCGGAGTTCGTAAGCCGGGAACTGGGGGCCGATACCCCCTGGCACATCAGCCGGTTCTTTCCCCACTACAAAATGCGCGACCTGCCCCCCACTCCGCAGACGACCCTGCACCGGGCCGAGGAAATCGGCCGCGGCGCCGGGCTACGGCATATCTACCTGGGCAACGTGGCTGAGGAGACCGACACCACCTGCCCCGGCTGCGGCACAATATTGATCCGCCGTATGGGATTCAGTGTCGCTGAAAACATCATTCGTCACGATGGAACCTGTCCCGCATGTTCAGAGACCATAGCCGGGGTGGGTATGGCAGGAAATCACAGCCCCTGA
- a CDS encoding aldo/keto reductase: MIPKRVLGKTGQTVTCIGLGGEGVLRTFGREPEARNLIARALDLGITYMESARAYSGSESYYGRALGERRKEVFLASKAHERTAKGAWTQLQQTLENMRTEWLDLWQVHDVRTSRDLERIFGPGGAIEAFDRAKREGKVRFVGVTGHENPDILLQALDLYDFDTVLMPVNPAEPAWGSFPEKVLPEAESRGLGIVGMKVLCRGFGLQLPGLQNPVPWLRYALAQGVSTMVIGCDDPWQLEQNVAACSEKPMSVQECRQLEEAVAPWARKLMYYKP, translated from the coding sequence ATGATTCCCAAACGTGTCCTCGGTAAAACCGGCCAGACAGTGACCTGTATCGGTCTTGGCGGCGAAGGGGTATTGCGGACCTTTGGCCGGGAACCGGAGGCACGGAACCTGATCGCGCGGGCGCTTGACCTGGGCATTACCTACATGGAGTCGGCAAGGGCCTATTCCGGTAGCGAATCCTATTACGGGCGGGCACTTGGCGAACGGCGTAAGGAGGTTTTTCTGGCCAGCAAGGCCCATGAGCGAACCGCCAAAGGGGCCTGGACACAGCTGCAGCAAACCCTGGAAAACATGCGTACCGAATGGCTCGATTTGTGGCAGGTGCACGATGTGCGCACCTCCCGTGATCTGGAGAGGATCTTCGGCCCGGGTGGGGCCATCGAGGCTTTTGACCGGGCCAAGCGCGAAGGCAAGGTGCGGTTTGTCGGCGTGACCGGCCATGAAAATCCGGATATCCTGCTGCAGGCTTTGGATCTGTACGATTTCGATACGGTACTGATGCCGGTCAATCCGGCGGAACCGGCCTGGGGCAGTTTCCCCGAAAAGGTATTGCCCGAAGCCGAGTCCCGCGGTCTTGGCATTGTCGGTATGAAAGTGCTGTGCCGTGGTTTCGGTCTGCAACTGCCCGGTTTGCAGAATCCCGTACCCTGGCTGCGTTATGCGCTGGCACAGGGCGTATCGACCATGGTCATCGGTTGCGACGATCCATGGCAGTTGGAGCAGAATGTTGCTGCCTGCAGTGAAAAACCCATGTCGGTTCAGGAATGTCGACAGTTGGAAGAGGCGGTTGCGCCCTGGGCGCGAAAGTTGATGTATTACAAACCGTAG
- a CDS encoding nucleoside deaminase, protein MSRTFIRPLLCACLALCFLSVGTSRAAEPGLSKSIAQLEARIAAYVPDPRYREDRFGLIVVKQAIVSLKAGSGGIGACLVDARTGKVVERGRNRQYSPYFRSDMHAEMDLLNRYEDRLKKKGGSNSSGDPRQCGDLILFTSTEPCPMCLTRIINSGIQRMYYLNPDMEGGMAHRMEHLPKFWREFAAGRDFRQAECSPTLRKIAEDLFRHSVRSFARKSQP, encoded by the coding sequence ATGTCTCGAACGTTTATTCGTCCTTTGCTCTGCGCCTGTCTGGCGCTCTGTTTTTTATCCGTGGGAACAAGCCGGGCGGCCGAGCCCGGTCTGTCAAAAAGTATTGCGCAGCTTGAGGCGCGTATCGCGGCCTATGTTCCGGATCCTCGTTACCGGGAAGACCGTTTCGGGTTGATCGTTGTCAAGCAGGCCATCGTCAGTCTAAAGGCCGGCTCCGGCGGCATCGGTGCCTGCCTGGTCGATGCCCGCACCGGCAAGGTGGTCGAGAGGGGGCGCAATCGGCAATACAGCCCCTATTTTCGCAGCGATATGCATGCGGAGATGGATCTGCTCAACCGCTACGAGGATCGATTGAAGAAGAAAGGCGGTTCCAATTCGAGCGGCGATCCGCGTCAGTGCGGTGATCTGATACTGTTTACCTCCACGGAACCCTGTCCCATGTGCCTGACCCGCATCATCAATTCCGGGATACAACGCATGTACTATCTCAATCCGGATATGGAAGGGGGCATGGCTCATCGCATGGAGCACCTGCCGAAGTTCTGGCGCGAATTTGCCGCCGGCCGGGATTTTCGTCAGGCGGAATGCTCTCCGACCCTGAGAAAAATCGCGGAAGATCTTTTCCGCCACTCCGTACGGTCTTTTGCCAGAAAAAGCCAGCCTTGA